From a single Klebsiella africana genomic region:
- a CDS encoding thioredoxin fold domain-containing protein: MIKPIAVALILLTPSAYADVDLPAELKDKIEAVGINPVSAEKSPVSGIYSVFSKEGTSYVTSDGEYIFTGNLFKVKGTEVENTTDEFISKGMRSYIEKLDTITYKAPDEKYVIGVFTDITCGFCQKLHSDLQSYLDKGITIKFIAYPRAGMNSMIARNMASVWCADDKPAALTRAMKGDGLPEKQPTKACMDSIQSQFNAGNMFKLSGTPSGLSLKGEPMVFAGLRDPEQMLNSLKTANQKK, from the coding sequence ATGATTAAACCCATTGCAGTTGCTCTGATATTGTTAACTCCATCGGCCTATGCTGATGTTGATTTACCTGCAGAATTAAAGGACAAAATTGAAGCCGTTGGTATCAACCCCGTCTCTGCAGAGAAATCTCCGGTAAGTGGTATTTACTCAGTCTTTTCAAAAGAAGGGACGAGTTACGTCACGTCTGACGGTGAATACATCTTCACCGGAAATTTATTCAAAGTGAAAGGGACAGAAGTGGAAAACACCACGGACGAGTTTATCAGTAAAGGGATGCGATCCTATATTGAGAAGCTCGATACTATCACCTACAAAGCACCAGATGAGAAATATGTCATCGGTGTTTTTACTGATATCACCTGTGGCTTTTGCCAGAAACTACATAGCGACCTGCAATCCTATCTGGATAAAGGCATCACTATTAAATTCATCGCATACCCACGTGCCGGGATGAACTCCATGATAGCCCGAAACATGGCATCTGTCTGGTGTGCAGATGACAAACCTGCAGCTTTAACCAGAGCAATGAAAGGGGATGGTTTGCCTGAAAAGCAACCGACAAAGGCCTGCATGGACTCCATTCAGAGCCAATTTAATGCAGGGAACATGTTCAAACTCTCAGGCACGCCTAGCGGTTTAAGCCTGAAAGGTGAGCCGATGGTATTTGCGGGGTTACGTGACCCAGAACAGATGCTGAACAGCCTGAAAACGGCCAATCAGAAAAAATAA
- a CDS encoding DsbA family protein, translating to MENKQSTKKQTLIHIALVLGGFVAGSVIWGAGSNKMNSNDASNETANKQHIERANSINALAQTANQVNKPAGLVLSEQDKELIGKTAAQYLIDHPENLVEAGKRLEANRDGEKTSDVVNTKDVLLETKFTPNYGPDNADVAVIEFFDYMCHFCQQSSPVLEKAIAENKNVRTFFKDFTIFADRTPISGMGAKIGLYIFNKYGQEKYYEFHNKLMSEAGRAMKDRKDYTPSNLAALVNGLGYKEILDQQGNFLLTVEMRDQLQNVLDANMMLADKLNYSGTPVFIVMNMKNPQNKTTTIMPGAPDFYRLQQAINKAKGN from the coding sequence ATGGAAAATAAACAAAGCACTAAAAAACAAACTCTGATTCACATCGCCTTGGTACTGGGTGGCTTTGTAGCTGGCTCGGTAATTTGGGGGGCTGGTAGTAATAAAATGAATTCAAATGACGCCTCTAATGAGACTGCCAATAAACAGCATATCGAACGGGCAAATAGTATCAATGCATTAGCTCAAACAGCGAACCAGGTAAATAAGCCAGCCGGTCTAGTACTGTCTGAGCAGGACAAGGAACTTATTGGCAAAACTGCGGCACAATATTTGATCGATCATCCGGAGAACCTGGTGGAAGCTGGTAAGCGTCTTGAAGCCAACCGAGATGGAGAAAAAACCTCAGACGTTGTGAATACAAAAGACGTATTGCTTGAAACAAAATTCACGCCAAACTACGGCCCAGATAACGCAGATGTAGCTGTTATTGAATTTTTCGATTACATGTGTCATTTCTGTCAGCAGTCCAGTCCCGTGCTTGAAAAGGCGATTGCAGAAAATAAAAATGTTCGGACTTTCTTTAAAGACTTCACCATTTTTGCTGACCGCACACCTATCTCCGGGATGGGGGCAAAAATTGGTCTCTACATCTTTAATAAGTACGGGCAGGAAAAATACTACGAGTTCCATAATAAGCTCATGAGTGAAGCGGGTAGGGCAATGAAGGACAGGAAGGACTATACACCTTCTAATCTGGCAGCCCTGGTCAATGGTTTGGGATATAAAGAAATACTGGATCAGCAAGGTAACTTCTTGCTTACTGTCGAAATGCGCGATCAGCTTCAGAATGTTCTTGATGCAAATATGATGCTGGCGGATAAACTCAATTATAGCGGCACGCCAGTATTTATTGTTATGAACATGAAGAACCCGCAAAACAAAACCACAACCATTATGCCCGGTGCGCCTGATTTTTATCGCTTGCAACAGGCAATTAATAAAGCAAAAGGAAACTAA